The genomic DNA TAAGAGCATTCCATTTGCTAAGTTGCCTAGATTGCCTGAACTTTCTCTATTTGGAGATAGAAATGTTGAAAACAGTTGATTTGGTAATTTTCGCCTTAGTTATTATTTCTATTACAGCAACGTATTACATCAAACATCAATCAGATTTGAAGACAGATCACTTAAAGGTTTTGAAACATAAAATAGTAGAAGAACAACATTATATTGAATTACTCAAAGCTCAATTGGCGCTATTAGTTCAGCCTCAACGAATTAAGAGCCTTGTTTCTTTTTATCAAAAAGAGCTGCAATTATATCAAACTGACACCTTACAGTTGATATCAATTGATGATTTATCAAAAATAAAATTTAGAGATTTTTCGCGAAATGCAAAAGTTTTTTCTTCAGATACAAGTGGTATGCGAGAAGATAAAAACTCAAAAGAACCTTAAAAACAGTAAATTAGTGACCTTTAGTACAACAAAATATATTTTTGATATAGGAGTTTTTAGTTTTAAATGGTATTTCCTTTTGTTATAACATCGCGATTTAATACTTGGTTTTCTATGAATTTGGTTAACTACCTTGTTAATAAACGCATTACATTTCAAGGTCCTAATAAGGAATACTTCATTCATAATAATCGTAAAAAAATTGTAATAAAAATTAATAATCGTATTTTTATGGTAATTGTTTTTTTTTTAGGAATATATTCTATTCTTGCAATACGATTAGTTCAATATGGTAATATTAAGCATGAAAATGTTAATCGTTTTTCTAAACTTCCTTCTGAATTATATATAACTTCACGTCCTGATATATTTGATAAAAATGGTTATATTCTTGCTACAGATATACGAACTTTTTCTTTATATGCCGAACCACATAAGGTTATTAATATTGATGAGATAGTAGAAAAACTGCAGACTGTATTACCAGATATTGATGTAGAAAAAATTCGTAAAAAGTTGACTTCTAATTCTAAATTTCAATGGTTAAGTCGACAACTTACTCCACAACAGCAAAAAAGCATCTTGAATTTAGGCCTTCCAGGATTAGGATTTCGTACTGAAAAAACGCGTTTATATCCTGCTGCATCTAGTGCATTACATGTTGTGGGTTATGTTGATATTGATAATCATGGCGTAACAGGAATTGAAAAATTTATTGATATGCAAGGGTTATCAATCTTATCAACGTCGTTTATGGAAGAAA from Candidatus Liberibacter americanus str. Sao Paulo includes the following:
- the ftsL gene encoding cell division protein FtsL, whose translation is MLKTVDLVIFALVIISITATYYIKHQSDLKTDHLKVLKHKIVEEQHYIELLKAQLALLVQPQRIKSLVSFYQKELQLYQTDTLQLISIDDLSKIKFRDFSRNAKVFSSDTSGMREDKNSKEP